TCGGGCAACAACCGCAAGGGCCCGTGGCGGCCCTGGAAGGACCAGTTCCATGCCATCGAGGAGGAGGGCCTCATCGATGCTCACGACAATGCCCGTGGCTTCCCTCGTTGCTGCTATTTCCCAGCATTTGTCATCGGCTTCGTCCTCCTCTTCTCCGCATTCTCCCTCATTCTCTGGGGTGCTAGTCGCCCCCAAAAGCCCGCCATTTCTCTCAAGgttcttcttttattatttgtcaattttttttatccacaatAATCAAAACACAAATAAGTTATTAGAAAGTTTATAACTCCTTATGCATATTACTCAACCCAAAATTGAGTTAGACCCTATTGATCTACTTTTAACTTGTGTCATCATTGTATAGGTGGAAAGTATCTCCTGGCATGTTTTATCTTATTAAAGCATGATCTCGAAACCTTACGAACGACGTGTTGGttcacttttaaatttatttaattattataattcttGCTAATTTACTGATTTCATGATCTTAATTTGGCAGAGTATAACCTTTGATCAATTCGTGATACAAGCCGGAGCGGACATGTCAGGAGTTGCCACAAGTTTGGTGTCCATGAATTCATCTGTGAAAATGACGTTTCGTAACACCGCTACATTTTTCGGGGTCCATGTGACCTCAACTCCCGTGGATCTCAATTATTATCAACTTACTCTAGCCACTGGAACTGTAAGTTAATCATAAATATTCTctcaatcaatcaattaatatcattatATGTTGTAAATGttgtattattataattatacataACGTgggatttaatttgattaattcgCAGATGCCAAAGTTTTATCAATCTAGGAAGAGCCAAAGATCTGTTAGAGTGATGGTGATTGGGAGTCATATACCACTGTACGGAGGAGGAGCAAACCTGAACAGTGTGAACGGTAAACCGGTTGAACCGGTGCCACTGACGTTGAGCGTGATGGTGCGGTCTAGGGCTTATGTTTTGGGCAAATTGGTGAAGCCAAAGTTCTACAAGAAAATAGAGTGTTCCATCGTTATGGATCCGAAGAAGATGGGCAAGGCCATTTCACTGGTCAAGAAATGCACTTACCAGTAAAGTCAGCTAcatgattattattaattaatgaaatcaaACAATAAGGTAAATTTAAGGGTATGGTTGCATTACACGAAATTTCCATGAAACAGCCGAAAGGGTAGTTTGGATCTAGTCGGTGGCTCAATTCCCAGctcaagataaaattattatttttaatttttaatatttttcttactatctcagtttctctttcctttttttcctatCTAATGTATCCCGGAGTACGTAGTTGCGGTAGTCAagacaagaaataaaatattgaatttggGAATTGTATTGTATCCCAACCCAAAGAGAGAGTAGATTGTTGGGTCAAATAATAGAATACAATATGCTTTATTGTTTTACTATCTatataaaattcatttgatGTTATTCATGGTTTAAAGAATGCTGTATATATGTTTCACACGTTACTTAGTTCACATGTAAACTTTAGGTAAGCGGGAAAAAAACTTGTAATAGTTGAAGATTCTGAggttgtctttgatttgtttttaaagtaaaagacaaaagcttggatagtataaaaaatattatatttgatttgattttaaaagtgattaaagaaCAGTGTAAAAGGTGTCCAATGTAATGTATCTAGACTTATATAATAACCATTCAGCAGCCACCACATGCCACTTTAATGTGCAGTTTGAGCcttctgcttcttctttttttttaccaaatcaCCCTCCATTTTTTCTCTCCCTTGCCCCCTCTGCATAGCACATACATACTACTAGTATTTTTAAGGcctaattatgtttttagtcttttaaattagatttttttgtttttaatttaaatttattattttattcattaaattttatatatatatatatatatatatatgtgtgtgtgtgtttagtcTCTCTATCTACAGATAAGTCATTAACTTGCACCAAACGGGGAATATTAGATTCACAATTTGTGTCGACTCTTGACTACTAcaaattgtgaaaaaaaaaaaaagaatttaacacTTATACACTTACGGTATAATCCAATCATATATCATCTtttgaattgttttaaaataattattttaaaattcaacaaacttattatatacGATAAGTTATAATTGGATgactttttaaaactttttacactaataattcataatcattttttctcaaaaaaaataaacgccATAATCATTTTCACGCATGTTAGATCTAAATAACTAAttgagtaaataaataaaaatattcatgagTATAACTCTTGTTAGAAAGAGCAATAACAAAATTAGTAGAGTTATTTAAAACAACAAATTGAGTGTCAATCAAATTAACacaagacaaaaagaaaaataacatagATTCAGGAGTTATCCTTTTGATAAACAACAATTTCAAGAATTCAGCAGGCAACACCGATTTATCGTATAAGTAAAACTTTGGTCTCAAGGTTTCCCTCTAGATACAAGATTGAACTAAAATATCAACTTCAGTAAGGTGCAATAATTCATTGATTAAAAGGGTAGCTAGTGAGTGAGTAAGGGTGAGACTCGCCCGAGAACGTGTTTGGCAAGAAGCGTTCACGATTCTTAGGATTCTCATTCATGAGCAGCCTCCAATTGTTGTAAATCCATTCAGTGTAGAGAGTTGTTGTAAATCCATTCAGTGTAGAGAGACAAAAGTGATATAGGACTATACAAGGAGGAAGAGTTTGGCTTGAGTGGGCTCAACATGgatggaccaatcactagagcaAGGAGTAAGAGATTGCAAAAAGAGTTTGGCGAGAGACTAAATTCTATCgtggagaaaagaaaagaatgagcAAAGCTCATTTATTTTAGCCAACTTTTAGAataagttttgtttttgtttttaattatatttttaagtctATTTTTGGACTTGTAACGGGTCGCTACCTTTTCTGCTATTATTTTTAAGTCttctaattattaaatttagttatcAAGCCTTGGGCCTAAGGTAGGATTGTTAGTAGGAGTTATAAATATACTCTTTAAAACAAGGTTGATAATTTGTATGAAATTGACACAATTAAGAGATTGTTTCTCTCAATTTTTGTGTGAAACCTTgagttcttataaaaaaattatttgtaccgAATCATTCTCAACTTATCAATCTCCCAAGATTATGGTGTTGTTTTTTTCATATCTCCTGGGTCCgtgttttacttttatttttttcaatttcatagAGCCCCAAATTGATTCCTCAgttgtgaaattaaaaattgaatccGTAAATCAGGGTTTCATTAGGATGAATGACTAATAATCCTCTTTTGTCCGTCACTAATCGCTTAagtaaagaagaaataaaaaataatttccaaaatctagagactaaaaaaataaatttaaatttggagAACAAAGTAATAGTGATCTAATttgataaactaaaaaatagttaaagctAGTTTTAATAATAGGCCGGTAATTGACTTGAGGAAAATATTAGATCACGATCTATTGATTTGaagcatatatttttaatattatataatatataatgtgatgaattaatattttattttttggggatatgtaatgaattaatattaaattataaataaataaatttttaaataatcatataatgattatattatatatcctataaaaaataattataataaatatccaAGTA
This region of Glycine soja cultivar W05 chromosome 17, ASM419377v2, whole genome shotgun sequence genomic DNA includes:
- the LOC114392428 gene encoding uncharacterized protein LOC114392428, which codes for MKPNDNMAMLAKTDSEVSSLTQSSPTRSPRRAVYYVQSPSRDSSHDGEKTTNSFHSSPLQSPLGSPPHSHSNSSLGHHSRESASTRFSGSRKSSSSGNNRKGPWRPWKDQFHAIEEEGLIDAHDNARGFPRCCYFPAFVIGFVLLFSAFSLILWGASRPQKPAISLKSITFDQFVIQAGADMSGVATSLVSMNSSVKMTFRNTATFFGVHVTSTPVDLNYYQLTLATGTMPKFYQSRKSQRSVRVMVIGSHIPLYGGGANLNSVNGKPVEPVPLTLSVMVRSRAYVLGKLVKPKFYKKIECSIVMDPKKMGKAISLVKKCTYQ